From the genome of Paucidesulfovibrio longus DSM 6739, one region includes:
- a CDS encoding methylenetetrahydrofolate reductase — protein sequence MQERIPDLIARNKRFVSLEFFPPRDQAARERMLEVARRLKALRPLFVSVTCGAGGGGSNTLEAATALAAVHGLTVMPHLTCCGLTPERVDNAVAQFQAGGINNVLALRGDGSDGTGPKPGAPFMHASDLVARIRPRFPDIALAIAAYPEPHLESPSVEADIEMLKFKLDAGADFGVTQLFFDNRRYFDMVERLAQKGCTKPIIPGVMPLRSMASARRILSLCGAAIPGNLYAALEAAHAQGGDEAVQEAGTQYAARQIKGLLDGGAPGVHLYPLNQSDQALDVARRAGLLPD from the coding sequence ATGCAAGAGCGCATTCCCGATCTGATCGCCAGGAACAAGCGGTTCGTGTCCCTGGAATTCTTCCCCCCGCGCGACCAGGCCGCGCGCGAGCGCATGCTCGAAGTGGCCCGTCGGCTCAAGGCGCTGCGGCCCCTGTTCGTCTCCGTGACCTGCGGGGCCGGCGGCGGCGGGAGCAACACCCTGGAAGCGGCAACGGCCCTGGCCGCGGTCCACGGGCTCACGGTCATGCCCCACCTGACCTGCTGCGGCCTGACCCCGGAGCGGGTGGACAACGCCGTGGCCCAGTTCCAGGCGGGCGGCATCAACAACGTCCTGGCCCTGCGCGGGGACGGCAGCGACGGCACCGGACCCAAGCCCGGCGCGCCCTTCATGCACGCCTCGGACCTCGTGGCCCGCATCCGGCCCCGCTTCCCGGACATCGCCCTGGCAATCGCGGCCTACCCGGAGCCGCACCTGGAATCGCCCAGCGTGGAAGCGGACATCGAGATGCTCAAATTCAAGCTCGACGCCGGAGCGGATTTCGGCGTGACCCAGCTCTTCTTCGACAACCGCCGCTATTTCGACATGGTCGAGCGCCTCGCGCAAAAAGGCTGCACAAAGCCGATCATCCCCGGGGTCATGCCCCTGCGGAGCATGGCCTCGGCCCGGCGCATCCTCTCGCTCTGCGGCGCGGCCATTCCCGGCAACCTCTACGCCGCGCTCGAAGCCGCGCACGCCCAGGGCGGGGACGAGGCCGTGCAGGAGGCGGGCACGCAATACGCCGCGCGGCAGATCAAGGGACTGCTCGACGGCGGCGCGCCCGGCGTGCATCTCTATCCCCTGAACCAGTCCGACCAGGCGCTCGACGTGGCCCGGCGCGCGGGCCTGCTGCCGGATTGA
- a CDS encoding LytR/AlgR family response regulator transcription factor encodes MSKLKTLLLHPDPEVRAQLRRMLADVPFLQVLGEAVSAFEGLELLEHVGYGAFFVGLDLDEGVSGMELAQMLRGRKDRPALVLLSEDESKAYAAFELGALDYIIWPPSEERLEMTLEKLRDFKARYREVPEPSDWRDADAGEATSEETLRLALDEDEQESFLAALKQAWDSSHKSSPEIEKLAVTQDGKTILIPYTQIIFVEAFEDYSYVHTSGQKFLTSHRLKNLEDRLEPHRFFRVHRKFLVNLDMVTEIASLPGSNFMLRTAGKTRIELPISRRRIAKLKQILGF; translated from the coding sequence ATGTCCAAGCTCAAGACCCTGCTCCTGCATCCGGACCCGGAAGTGCGCGCCCAGCTGCGGCGCATGCTCGCGGACGTTCCCTTCCTGCAGGTGCTCGGCGAGGCGGTCTCGGCCTTCGAGGGCCTGGAGCTGCTGGAGCACGTCGGCTACGGCGCGTTCTTCGTGGGCCTCGACCTGGACGAGGGCGTGAGCGGCATGGAGCTGGCGCAGATGCTGCGCGGCCGCAAGGACAGGCCCGCCCTGGTGCTGCTCTCGGAAGACGAGAGCAAGGCCTACGCCGCCTTCGAGCTGGGCGCGCTCGACTACATCATCTGGCCTCCTTCCGAGGAACGCCTGGAGATGACCCTGGAAAAGCTGCGCGACTTCAAGGCGCGCTACCGCGAGGTTCCGGAGCCTTCGGACTGGCGCGACGCGGACGCGGGCGAGGCCACCTCGGAAGAGACCCTGCGCCTGGCCCTGGACGAGGACGAGCAGGAGAGCTTTCTGGCCGCGCTCAAGCAGGCCTGGGACTCGTCCCACAAGTCCAGCCCGGAGATCGAGAAGCTCGCCGTGACCCAGGACGGCAAGACCATCCTGATCCCCTACACGCAGATCATCTTCGTGGAGGCCTTCGAGGACTATTCCTACGTGCACACCAGCGGCCAGAAGTTCCTGACCTCGCACCGGCTCAAGAACCTGGAAGACCGGCTGGAGCCGCACCGCTTCTTCCGGGTGCACCGCAAATTTCTGGTCAACCTGGACATGGTCACGGAGATCGCCAGCCTGCCCGGCAGCAACTTCATGCTCCGCACGGCGGGCAAGACGCGCATCGAGCTGCCCATCTCCCGGCGCAGGATCGCCAAGCTGAAACAGATCCTCGGCTTCTAG
- the acs gene encoding acetate--CoA ligase, giving the protein MDKRETLDNLLREERVIRPLPQFVAEANLKPGQVQALRERAESDPLGYWEEAAEELEWFRRWDAVLDESQAPFYKWFPGARCNIAHNALDRHIETPNKNKLALIWEGEPGDTRKFTYFELHREVNRFANALRSLGVRKGDCVAVFMPPLPETVVAMLACAKIGAVHSLVFSGYSAKALRQRLNGCKAKALVAADGYYRNGKVHRLKEVADQALDGANGDVESVVVVRRTGGDVTMREGRDFWYEELVRRERKEASVEVVDAGDPLFYLYTSGASSRPQAVVHSHGGYMVGVQRTFSQVFDVKATDIFWCTSDPGWIMGHTAAIYGPLLAGTTTVLYEGHPNYPQPDRLWSIIERYGVSIFYSTPTTIRTLMRFGGQYPRQRDLTSLRLLGSAGEPLDPETWTWLHRQIGDENCPVLDTWWQTETGMFMVSPLPVSVVKPGSVARALPGVQADVVDLDGGPVERGEGGFLIIRKPWPAMMTGILDDEDGYRACFRRVPGVYFAGDLARLDEDGYIWVKGRSDEVLLIAGHRIGTADIEEAFISHRAVAEVAVVGLPDRIKGVTAKAFVVLTPDEDPSDELLRDLERHVREELGPIAAIRSIEFRESLPKTRSGKILRRSLRDEELDSPLDPIRDDS; this is encoded by the coding sequence ATGGACAAGCGGGAAACCCTCGACAACCTCCTGCGCGAAGAGCGCGTGATCCGGCCCCTGCCGCAGTTCGTGGCCGAGGCCAATCTCAAGCCGGGCCAGGTCCAGGCCCTGCGCGAGCGCGCGGAGTCCGACCCGCTCGGCTACTGGGAGGAGGCCGCCGAGGAGCTGGAATGGTTCCGGCGCTGGGACGCCGTGCTGGACGAGTCCCAGGCCCCCTTCTACAAATGGTTCCCGGGCGCGCGCTGCAACATCGCGCACAACGCCCTCGACCGCCACATCGAGACGCCGAACAAGAACAAGCTCGCCCTGATCTGGGAAGGGGAGCCGGGCGACACCCGCAAATTCACCTATTTCGAGCTGCACCGCGAGGTCAACCGCTTCGCCAACGCGCTGCGCTCCCTGGGCGTGCGCAAGGGCGACTGCGTGGCCGTGTTCATGCCCCCCCTGCCGGAAACCGTGGTGGCCATGCTCGCCTGCGCCAAGATCGGCGCGGTGCATTCCCTCGTCTTTTCCGGCTATTCGGCCAAGGCCCTGCGCCAACGCCTGAACGGCTGCAAGGCCAAGGCCCTGGTCGCGGCGGACGGGTATTACCGCAACGGCAAGGTCCACCGCCTCAAGGAAGTGGCCGACCAGGCCCTGGACGGCGCGAACGGGGACGTGGAGTCCGTCGTCGTGGTCCGGCGCACGGGCGGCGACGTGACCATGCGCGAGGGGCGGGACTTCTGGTACGAGGAACTGGTGCGCCGGGAACGCAAGGAAGCCTCCGTGGAGGTCGTGGACGCGGGCGATCCGCTCTTCTACCTCTACACCTCGGGCGCCTCCAGCCGACCCCAGGCCGTGGTCCACTCCCACGGCGGCTACATGGTCGGCGTGCAGCGCACCTTCAGCCAGGTCTTCGACGTCAAGGCCACGGACATCTTCTGGTGCACCTCGGACCCCGGCTGGATCATGGGCCACACCGCGGCCATCTACGGCCCGCTCCTGGCCGGGACCACCACGGTGCTCTACGAGGGCCACCCCAACTACCCGCAGCCGGACCGCCTCTGGAGCATCATCGAGCGCTACGGCGTGAGCATCTTCTACTCCACGCCCACCACCATCCGCACCCTGATGCGCTTCGGCGGGCAGTATCCGCGCCAGCGCGACCTGACCAGCCTGCGGCTGCTCGGCTCCGCAGGCGAACCCCTGGACCCGGAAACCTGGACCTGGCTGCACCGCCAGATCGGCGACGAGAACTGCCCCGTGCTGGACACCTGGTGGCAGACCGAAACCGGCATGTTCATGGTCTCGCCGCTGCCCGTGAGCGTGGTCAAGCCGGGGTCCGTGGCCCGCGCCCTGCCCGGAGTGCAGGCCGACGTGGTGGACCTGGACGGCGGCCCGGTGGAGCGCGGCGAAGGCGGCTTCCTGATCATACGGAAGCCCTGGCCCGCCATGATGACCGGAATCCTGGACGACGAGGACGGCTACCGGGCCTGCTTCCGCCGCGTGCCCGGCGTCTACTTCGCGGGCGATCTGGCCCGGCTGGACGAGGACGGCTACATCTGGGTCAAGGGGCGCTCGGACGAGGTGCTGCTCATCGCCGGGCACCGCATCGGCACCGCGGACATCGAAGAGGCCTTCATCTCGCACCGCGCCGTGGCCGAGGTGGCCGTGGTGGGCCTGCCCGACCGCATCAAGGGCGTCACCGCCAAGGCCTTCGTGGTCCTGACCCCGGACGAGGATCCCTCGGACGAGCTGCTGCGCGACCTGGAGCGCCACGTGCGCGAGGAGCTGGGGCCCATCGCCGCCATCCGCAGCATCGAGTTCCGCGAGAGCCTGCCCAAGACCCGCAGCGGCAAGATCCTGCGCCGCTCCCTGCGCGACGAGGAGCTGGACAGCCCCCTGGATCCGATTCGGGACGATTCCTGA
- a CDS encoding hybrid sensor histidine kinase/response regulator, with protein sequence MPKPRKPGGQSALLIALVYAACGFLWILLSDRAAELLIDNQSALGIVQTYKGWFFILGTALLLYVFVRRQLSRTHDAAVTAERQAEKVMELMRALPLAVQGYDENRRVVLWNAASEQLYGFREDEAMGRLLEDLIIPPAMRPFVIEAVQGWIERDEAIPAGELTLLRKSGAPVEVYSSHLMSLQTDGSRIMFCLDIDLSELKRAERELKEKERVLRLTLEATNDGIWDYRLDTEEFKCSSRWADMLGLRREDVSSKGCQCMLMMHPEDRAGTGAALEEYLAGRTESYSAEFRLPHEDGGWRWIYSRGRIVERDEAGRPLRLIGAHTDITELKQTQQRLLEAKEQAENASRAKSEFLANMSHELRTPLNGLMGMLQLLSMGSLEGEEREYVDTALASGRSLLAIIGDVLDFSKLDAGIMDVASEPFDLRETLDTVIGNFTIITKDKGLSLELDVAPGVPNVLVGDPGRLRQILFNLIGNALKFTEQGSVRLSVSPLPGTRELFRVLFVVSDTGIGIPENRLEDIFGAFTQVDGSFARRFQGAGLGLGIVRRLTRLLGGGVSVDSELGKGTSFYVSLPFVRTGPGMRPESSARREHCLINRPLRILVAEDDRVNQILARKMVERLGHEATCVSNGRQALEALRAGKYDCVLMDVQMPVMDGLAATRAIRQDAELGAMRIVPILALTAHAMSGHKDKFLAAGMDGYLPKPVDMNILADKLAEICEGGRKARL encoded by the coding sequence ATGCCCAAGCCTCGAAAACCCGGCGGCCAAAGCGCCCTGCTCATAGCGCTGGTCTACGCCGCGTGCGGTTTCCTCTGGATTCTGCTCTCGGACAGGGCCGCGGAACTGCTCATCGACAACCAGAGCGCCCTGGGCATCGTCCAGACCTACAAGGGCTGGTTCTTCATCCTGGGAACCGCCCTGCTGCTCTACGTTTTCGTCCGCCGCCAGCTCTCCCGCACCCACGACGCCGCCGTGACCGCCGAAAGGCAGGCGGAAAAAGTCATGGAACTGATGCGCGCCCTGCCCCTGGCCGTGCAGGGCTACGACGAAAACCGGCGCGTGGTCCTCTGGAACGCCGCCAGCGAGCAGCTGTACGGTTTCCGCGAAGACGAGGCCATGGGGCGGCTCCTGGAAGATCTGATCATCCCCCCGGCCATGCGCCCATTCGTGATCGAGGCCGTGCAGGGCTGGATCGAGCGGGACGAGGCCATCCCGGCGGGCGAGCTGACCCTGCTGCGCAAGAGCGGCGCGCCCGTGGAAGTCTATTCCTCGCACCTGATGTCCTTGCAGACGGACGGCTCCCGGATCATGTTCTGCCTGGACATCGACCTCTCCGAGCTGAAGCGCGCCGAGCGCGAGCTCAAGGAAAAGGAGCGCGTGCTCCGGCTGACCCTGGAAGCCACCAACGACGGCATCTGGGACTATCGCCTCGACACCGAGGAATTTAAGTGCAGCAGCCGCTGGGCCGACATGCTCGGTCTGCGCCGCGAGGATGTTTCGTCCAAGGGCTGCCAATGCATGCTCATGATGCATCCGGAGGACCGCGCCGGAACGGGAGCGGCCCTGGAGGAATACCTCGCCGGGCGCACCGAGAGCTACAGCGCGGAGTTCCGCCTGCCCCACGAGGACGGCGGCTGGCGCTGGATCTATTCCCGCGGGCGCATCGTGGAACGCGACGAGGCGGGCCGCCCCCTGCGGCTCATAGGCGCGCACACGGACATCACCGAACTCAAGCAGACGCAGCAGCGCCTTCTGGAAGCCAAGGAGCAGGCCGAGAACGCCTCCCGCGCCAAGAGCGAGTTCCTGGCCAACATGAGCCACGAGCTGCGCACCCCGCTGAACGGACTCATGGGCATGCTCCAGCTGCTTTCCATGGGCTCCCTGGAAGGCGAGGAGCGCGAATACGTGGACACGGCCCTGGCCTCAGGCCGCAGCCTGCTCGCCATCATCGGCGACGTGCTCGATTTCTCCAAGCTCGACGCCGGGATCATGGACGTGGCCAGCGAGCCTTTCGACCTGCGCGAAACCCTGGACACCGTGATCGGCAACTTCACGATCATCACCAAGGACAAGGGTCTCAGCCTGGAGCTGGACGTGGCCCCCGGCGTGCCCAACGTGCTTGTGGGCGACCCCGGCAGGCTCCGCCAGATCCTCTTCAACCTCATCGGCAACGCCCTCAAGTTCACGGAGCAGGGGTCGGTCCGGCTCAGCGTCTCGCCGCTTCCCGGCACGCGCGAGCTTTTCCGGGTTCTCTTCGTGGTTTCGGACACGGGCATCGGCATCCCGGAAAACCGCCTCGAAGACATTTTCGGGGCCTTCACCCAGGTGGACGGCTCCTTTGCCCGGCGGTTCCAGGGCGCGGGACTGGGCCTGGGCATCGTCCGCCGCCTGACCCGGCTGCTCGGCGGCGGGGTTTCCGTGGATTCGGAGCTGGGCAAGGGCACGAGCTTCTACGTCAGCCTGCCCTTCGTGCGCACCGGACCCGGCATGCGCCCGGAAAGCAGCGCGCGCCGGGAACACTGCCTGATCAACCGCCCCCTGCGCATTCTCGTGGCCGAGGACGACCGGGTCAACCAGATCCTGGCGCGCAAGATGGTCGAGCGCCTGGGCCACGAGGCCACCTGCGTCTCCAACGGCCGCCAGGCCCTGGAAGCGCTGCGCGCGGGCAAGTACGACTGCGTGCTCATGGACGTGCAGATGCCCGTCATGGACGGGCTGGCCGCCACGCGGGCCATCCGCCAGGACGCCGAGCTGGGGGCCATGCGCATCGTGCCCATCCTCGCGCTCACGGCCCACGCCATGTCCGGGCACAAGGACAAATTCCTGGCCGCGGGCATGGACGGCTACCTGCCCAAGCCCGTGGACATGAACATCCTGGCCGACAAGCTGGCCGAGATATGCGAGGGGGGGCGCAAAGCCCGGCTCTGA
- a CDS encoding ATP-binding protein — MRRPSRTALSALLLAAFALGALLPFAAPSGTAFAEAGRGALRSASELDYPPFALVLPDGSPDGFSVDLLKAVAQAKNLNIDIAVGPWSEIKQKLMDGELDVLPLVSYSKERDRHFDFSTPYLRMHGTVFVREDNESIRSEKDLKDKEVIVMRGDTAEEYAVRNALSDHLVLTDNYEQAMLMLSSGEHDAVLVQQVVGWQLIQKLHIENLKDALAREETSLKPMGSPLQGFEQKFCFAVQEGDRELLADLNEGLAIVISNGTYDALYDKWFGPILPGPPLSVRQLLTYFLVTVVPILLLLAGGGLLFLRREVRRQTANLRKSEKLYRTLVNGLPDYVVRYDADARYLYISDNIEELLDIPPQDFIGKSHRELGFPEEQCALWDATIKKVFETGQSMDTEFPLEAKSGTAVLDWRLIPEMDEQGAVKTVLSLCRDITRQRRLEQEYQTLFREMLDGFALHEILLDENGTPRDYRFLAINPAFEKLTGLRSENVLGRTVLEVLPEVEPYWIETYGKVALDGEPTFFEGYSGAIGKYFKVTAFRPAPGLFACIFHDLTSRKLAEEALLQAKEQAESASRAKSEFLANMSHEIRTPLNGVLGMLQLLELSRLEPEQEYYAKTAIKSAHRLLRLLSDLLDISRIEAGRLSLSREWFTLDDLRQSILELQNLAARDKGLRLEFVLGERLPKALLGDEVRLRQILFNLVGNAIKFTSEGSVRVDVSLLPYSRDNSARVLFMVSDTGIGISDELLENIFEPFVQGEGNYTRHFQGAGLGLSIVRRLVGLMHGEIAIDSRVGEGTTIYLSLPFELPSRKRPLPQDRDEETTCFTQGCRRVLLAEDDELSLQVVERMLTKMGYAPVTARNGLEALDLLAREDFDLVVMDVQMPVMDGVEATRRIRTSAQFQDKAAIPIVAMTAYAMDGDREKFLAAGMNGYVSKPVEMNRLRESLASVLAN, encoded by the coding sequence ATGCGCAGACCTTCCCGCACCGCCCTTTCCGCGCTGCTCCTGGCCGCCTTCGCCCTGGGCGCGCTGCTTCCGTTCGCGGCTCCATCCGGGACGGCTTTCGCGGAAGCAGGGCGGGGCGCGCTCCGCTCCGCAAGCGAGCTGGACTACCCTCCCTTTGCCCTGGTGCTGCCGGACGGCAGCCCGGACGGCTTTTCCGTGGACCTGCTCAAGGCCGTGGCCCAGGCCAAGAATCTGAACATCGACATCGCCGTCGGGCCATGGAGCGAGATCAAACAAAAACTCATGGACGGCGAGCTCGACGTGCTGCCCCTGGTTTCCTATTCCAAGGAGCGCGACCGGCATTTCGACTTTTCCACGCCCTACCTGCGCATGCACGGCACCGTGTTCGTGCGCGAGGACAACGAGAGCATCCGCAGCGAAAAGGATCTCAAGGACAAGGAAGTCATCGTCATGCGCGGGGACACGGCCGAGGAGTACGCCGTGCGCAACGCGCTCAGCGACCATCTGGTGCTCACGGACAACTACGAGCAGGCCATGCTCATGCTCTCAAGCGGCGAGCACGACGCCGTGCTCGTGCAGCAGGTCGTGGGCTGGCAGCTGATCCAGAAGCTGCACATCGAGAACCTCAAGGACGCGCTGGCGCGGGAGGAAACGAGCCTCAAGCCCATGGGCAGCCCGCTCCAGGGATTCGAGCAGAAATTCTGCTTCGCCGTGCAGGAAGGCGACCGCGAGCTCCTGGCCGATTTGAACGAGGGGCTGGCCATCGTCATCTCCAACGGCACCTACGACGCGCTCTACGACAAGTGGTTCGGCCCGATCCTGCCGGGACCGCCCCTTTCCGTCCGCCAACTCCTCACATATTTCCTCGTCACGGTCGTGCCGATCCTCCTGCTCCTGGCCGGAGGGGGGCTGCTCTTCCTGCGCCGGGAGGTCCGCCGCCAGACAGCCAACCTGCGCAAAAGCGAAAAGCTCTACCGCACGCTGGTCAACGGGCTGCCCGACTACGTGGTGCGCTACGACGCGGACGCCCGCTATCTTTATATTTCCGACAACATCGAAGAGCTGCTGGACATCCCGCCGCAGGACTTCATCGGCAAGTCGCACCGCGAGCTGGGCTTTCCGGAAGAGCAATGCGCGCTCTGGGACGCGACGATCAAAAAGGTCTTCGAGACCGGGCAGTCCATGGACACGGAATTCCCTCTTGAGGCCAAGTCCGGCACCGCCGTGCTCGACTGGCGGCTCATCCCGGAGATGGACGAGCAGGGCGCGGTCAAGACCGTGCTTTCCCTCTGCCGCGACATCACCCGGCAGCGCAGGCTGGAGCAGGAATACCAGACGCTCTTCCGCGAGATGCTCGACGGCTTCGCCCTGCACGAGATCCTCCTCGACGAGAACGGCACGCCCCGGGACTACCGCTTCCTGGCCATCAACCCCGCCTTTGAAAAGCTCACGGGGCTGCGCTCCGAAAACGTCCTGGGCCGGACCGTGCTGGAAGTCTTGCCGGAAGTCGAGCCCTACTGGATCGAGACGTACGGCAAGGTGGCCCTGGACGGCGAGCCCACGTTCTTCGAAGGCTATTCCGGCGCCATCGGCAAATACTTCAAGGTCACGGCCTTCCGGCCCGCGCCGGGCCTCTTCGCCTGCATCTTCCACGACCTGACCTCCCGCAAGCTGGCCGAGGAAGCCCTGCTCCAGGCCAAGGAGCAGGCCGAATCCGCAAGCAGGGCCAAGTCCGAGTTCCTGGCGAACATGAGCCACGAAATCCGGACGCCCCTCAACGGCGTGCTGGGCATGCTCCAGCTCCTGGAACTCTCCCGCCTGGAGCCGGAGCAGGAATACTACGCCAAGACCGCGATCAAATCGGCCCACCGCCTGCTGCGGCTGCTTTCGGATCTGCTGGACATCTCCCGCATCGAGGCGGGACGCCTTTCGCTCAGCCGCGAATGGTTCACCCTCGACGACCTGCGCCAGTCCATCCTCGAACTCCAGAACCTGGCCGCCCGCGACAAGGGGCTCCGGCTTGAATTCGTCCTGGGCGAGCGGCTTCCGAAGGCCCTGCTCGGCGACGAGGTCCGGCTGCGCCAGATTCTCTTCAACCTCGTGGGCAACGCCATCAAGTTCACCTCCGAAGGGAGCGTGCGGGTGGATGTTTCCCTGCTGCCCTATTCCAGAGACAACTCGGCCCGGGTGCTCTTCATGGTCAGCGACACGGGAATCGGCATTTCGGACGAGCTGCTGGAGAACATCTTCGAGCCCTTCGTCCAGGGCGAGGGCAACTACACCCGCCACTTCCAGGGGGCCGGACTCGGCCTTTCCATCGTGCGGCGGCTGGTGGGCCTGATGCACGGCGAAATCGCCATCGACAGCCGCGTGGGCGAAGGCACGACGATCTACCTTTCCCTGCCCTTTGAGCTGCCCTCCCGGAAGCGGCCGCTTCCGCAAGACCGGGACGAGGAGACGACCTGCTTCACGCAGGGCTGCCGCAGGGTGCTCCTGGCCGAGGACGACGAACTCAGCCTCCAGGTGGTCGAGCGCATGCTCACGAAAATGGGCTACGCCCCGGTCACGGCCCGCAACGGGCTGGAAGCGCTGGATCTGCTCGCCCGCGAGGATTTCGACCTCGTGGTCATGGACGTGCAGATGCCCGTCATGGACGGCGTGGAGGCCACCAGGCGCATCCGCACTTCCGCCCAGTTCCAGGACAAGGCCGCAATCCCCATCGTGGCCATGACCGCCTACGCCATGGACGGCGACCGGGAGAAGTTCCTGGCCGCGGGCATGAACGGCTACGTCTCCAAGCCCGTGGAAATGAACCGGCTGCGCGAATCCCTGGCCAGCGTCCTGGCCAACTGA
- the lepA gene encoding translation elongation factor 4 produces MDTAKIRNFSIIAHIDHGKSTLADRILELTGLVGERDKKEQYLDRMELERERGITIKAQTVRIPYTAPDGQKYVLNLIDTPGHVDFSYEVSRSLAACEGALLVVDSTQGVEAQTLANVYLALDNNLEVVPVLNKVDLPSADPERVAAEIEEIIGLDASGAVAVSAKSGLNVDQVLTQIVEQLPAPGGDCSAPLKALIFDSWYDSYQGVVVLFRIFEGTLKKGQSIRIFSTKRDFEVTKLGVFSPGPKDMKELGPGEVGFLCASMKELGDAPVGDTITSPENPTDKPYPGFQKVKPMVFAGLYPVEPAEYETLKTALEKLQLNDAAFTYEPETSQALGFGFRCGFLGLLHIEIIQERLEREFEARLITTAPSVVYQVRTTDGTELRIDNPSKLPDPQIIDVIREPFVRLEVHVPNDYVGAVLALCEEKRGIQKNINYAGMNRVIITYEIPFAEIMYDFFDRLKSSTKGYASLDYEVIDYREADMIKLDILINGDPVDAFSIIVHRENAPRMGRSVALKLKRSIPRQMFEVVIQAAIGRKIIAKERNAPFRKDVTAKCYGGDITRKRKLLEKQKEGKKRMRRMGNVEIPQEAFLAVLKAGDE; encoded by the coding sequence ATGGACACCGCGAAGATTCGCAATTTCAGCATCATCGCCCACATCGACCACGGCAAGTCGACGTTGGCGGACCGCATCCTTGAGCTGACCGGCCTCGTCGGCGAGCGCGACAAAAAGGAGCAGTATCTCGACAGGATGGAGCTTGAGCGAGAGCGCGGCATCACCATCAAGGCCCAGACCGTGCGCATTCCCTACACCGCGCCGGACGGGCAGAAATACGTGCTCAACCTCATCGACACGCCCGGCCACGTGGACTTCAGCTACGAAGTCTCGCGCTCGCTCGCGGCCTGCGAGGGCGCGCTCCTCGTGGTCGACTCCACCCAGGGGGTCGAGGCCCAGACCCTGGCCAACGTCTATCTCGCCCTGGACAACAACCTCGAAGTGGTCCCCGTGCTGAACAAGGTGGACCTGCCCAGCGCCGACCCGGAGCGGGTCGCCGCCGAAATCGAGGAGATCATCGGCCTGGACGCGTCGGGCGCCGTGGCCGTCAGCGCCAAGAGCGGGCTGAACGTGGACCAGGTGCTTACGCAGATCGTGGAGCAGCTGCCCGCGCCCGGAGGCGACTGCTCGGCCCCGCTCAAGGCCCTGATCTTCGACTCCTGGTACGACTCCTACCAGGGCGTGGTCGTGCTCTTCCGCATCTTCGAGGGCACGCTCAAAAAAGGGCAGTCGATCCGCATCTTCTCCACGAAGCGGGATTTCGAGGTCACCAAGCTCGGCGTGTTCTCGCCCGGCCCCAAGGACATGAAGGAGCTTGGCCCCGGCGAAGTGGGCTTTCTCTGCGCCTCCATGAAGGAACTGGGCGACGCGCCCGTGGGCGACACCATCACCTCGCCGGAAAACCCGACGGACAAGCCCTATCCCGGCTTCCAGAAGGTCAAGCCCATGGTCTTCGCCGGGCTCTACCCGGTGGAGCCCGCGGAATACGAGACCCTCAAGACCGCCCTGGAAAAGCTCCAGCTCAACGACGCGGCCTTCACCTACGAGCCGGAAACCTCCCAGGCCCTGGGCTTCGGGTTCCGCTGCGGCTTCCTGGGCCTCCTGCACATCGAGATCATCCAGGAGCGCCTGGAGCGGGAGTTCGAAGCCCGGCTGATCACCACCGCCCCCTCGGTGGTCTACCAGGTGCGCACCACGGACGGAACGGAACTGCGCATCGACAACCCGAGCAAGCTGCCCGACCCGCAAATCATCGACGTGATCCGCGAGCCTTTCGTGCGGCTCGAGGTCCACGTGCCCAACGACTACGTGGGCGCGGTGCTCGCGCTCTGCGAGGAAAAGCGCGGCATCCAGAAAAACATCAACTACGCCGGCATGAACAGGGTGATCATCACCTACGAGATCCCCTTCGCCGAAATCATGTACGACTTCTTCGACCGCCTGAAGTCCTCCACCAAGGGGTACGCCTCCCTGGACTACGAGGTCATCGACTACCGCGAGGCGGACATGATCAAGCTGGACATCCTCATCAACGGCGATCCCGTGGACGCCTTCTCCATCATCGTGCACCGCGAGAACGCCCCGCGCATGGGCCGCAGCGTGGCCCTGAAGCTGAAGCGCTCCATCCCGCGCCAGATGTTCGAGGTGGTCATCCAGGCCGCCATCGGCCGCAAGATCATCGCCAAGGAGCGCAACGCGCCCTTCCGCAAGGACGTCACCGCCAAGTGCTATGGCGGCGACATCACCCGAAAGCGCAAGCTCCTGGAAAAGCAGAAAGAAGGCAAGAAGCGCATGCGCCGCATGGGCAACGTGGAAATTCCGCAGGAGGCCTTCCTGGCCGTCCTCAAGGCCGGCGACGAATAG